Proteins found in one Miscanthus floridulus cultivar M001 chromosome 4, ASM1932011v1, whole genome shotgun sequence genomic segment:
- the LOC136549174 gene encoding peroxidase 2-like, whose amino-acid sequence MHADEQSPTHSAAAASHSSSTVCNSLQKMARLGVLVLVALLAAATAQAQGSLEPKLRYGFYKRSCPYAEDIVREAVRNATNVNPGLGAGLIRMAFHDCFVQGCDGSVLLDPTPANPRPEKLGPPNFPSLRGFDVVDAAKAALEKACPGVVSCADVVQFAARDAAFFLSGSKVYYSLPGGRFDGRVSFENETLRFLPPPSFNLSQLIQSFKVKGLDVDDLVVLSGGHTIGRSHCSSFSNRISTPPSDMNPGLATVLKRQCPANPNFTNDPTVVQDIVTPNKLDNQYYWNVLRHKVLFNSDAALLTSTETARKVLENAGIRGRFERKFARAMLKMSLIEVKTAANGEIRKNCHVVN is encoded by the exons ATGCACGCAGATGAACAATCCCCAACTCActcagcagcagcagcctccCATTCTTCGAGCACGGTGTGCAACAGCTTGCAGAAGATGGCCAGGCTCGGCGTCCTCGTCTTGGTTGCGCTGCTCGCCGCTGCCACTGCACAAGCGCAAGGGTCCTTGGAGCCAAAGCTGAGGTACGGCTTCTACAAGCGCTCGTGCCCTTACGCCGAGGACATCGTCAGGGAGGCCGTGAGGAACGCCACCAACGTCAACCCCGGCCTCGGCGCCGGCCTCATCCGCATGGccttccacgactgcttcgtccAG GGCTGCGACGGCTCAGTGCTGCTCGACCCGACGCCGGCGAACCCGCGGCCGGAGAAGCTCGGCCCGCCAAACTTCCCCAGCCTGCGCGGTTTCGACGTGGTGGACGCGGCCAAGGCGGCGCTCGAGAAGGCCTGCCCGGGCGTCGTCTCCTGCGCCGACGTCGTCCAGTTCGCCGCCCGCGACGCCGCCTTCTTCCTCAGCGGCTCCAAGGTCTACTACAGCCTCCCCGGGGGACGCTTCGACGGCCGCGTGTCCTTCGAGAACGAGACGCTCAGGTTCCTGCCGCCGCCGTCCTTCAACCTCTCCCAGCTCATCCAGAGCTTCAAGGTCAAGGGCCTCGACGTCGACGACCTCGTCGTGCTCTCCGGCGGCCACACCATTGGCCGCTCCCACTGCTCCTCCTTCTCCAACCGCATCTCCACGCCGCCATCCGACATGAACCCTGGCCTCGCCACCGTACTCAAGAGGCAGTGCCCGGCCAACCCCAACTTCACCAACGACCCCACGGTGGTGCAGGACATCGTCACCCCCAACAAGCTGGACAACCAGTACTACTGGAACGTGCTACGTCACAAGGTGCTGTTCAACTCCGACGCAGCCCTGCTGACGTCGACGGAGACGGCGAGGAAGGTGCTTGAGAACGCTGGCATCCGAGGAAGGTTTGAGAGGAAGTTCGCCAGGGCGATGCTCAAGATGTCGCTCATCGAGGTCAAGACCGCTGCCAACGGCGAGATCAGGAAGAACTGCCACGTCGTCAACTAG